From Streptomyces griseorubiginosus, one genomic window encodes:
- a CDS encoding Gfo/Idh/MocA family oxidoreductase produces MSRPARRRVAVVGTGAIVSGSHLSALRAHAERVELVAAVDVDQGRLDAFRELAGDEVAGFTSVDEMLDAVRPDLVLIGTPPSLHREQTVAALKTGAWVLCEKPLTLSLAEYDEIAAAEEASGAYASVIFQHRYGSGAVHARELITSGELGAPRVAHCQTTWHRDAAYYAVPWRGTWAGEGGGPTMGHGIHQYDLLLHLLGPWAEIRAMAARLVHDTESEDVSTALVRFENGALATVVNSVLSPDEVSRIRIDCADATVELTHLYGHRNEDWTYTPAPHVASERADAWRTPTADVPSSHAAQLGTLLDAYDNGVRPPGSGADARATLEFAAALYKSAFTGHPVLAGEIAPGDPFYPAMHGDHPHWAPKERV; encoded by the coding sequence ATGTCCCGTCCAGCCCGTCGCCGAGTCGCAGTGGTCGGCACCGGCGCCATCGTCAGCGGCAGCCACCTGTCCGCGCTCAGGGCCCACGCCGAGCGGGTGGAACTGGTCGCCGCCGTCGACGTGGACCAGGGCAGACTCGACGCCTTCCGCGAGCTCGCGGGCGACGAGGTCGCCGGGTTCACCTCGGTCGACGAGATGCTGGACGCCGTACGACCCGACCTGGTCCTCATCGGCACCCCGCCCTCGCTGCACCGCGAGCAGACCGTGGCCGCACTCAAGACCGGCGCCTGGGTGCTGTGCGAGAAGCCGCTGACGCTGTCGCTCGCCGAGTACGACGAGATCGCCGCCGCCGAGGAGGCCTCCGGGGCCTACGCCTCCGTGATCTTCCAGCACCGCTACGGATCCGGCGCCGTCCACGCACGCGAACTCATCACGAGCGGTGAGCTGGGCGCCCCCCGGGTCGCCCACTGCCAGACCACCTGGCACCGCGACGCCGCCTACTACGCCGTACCGTGGCGCGGCACCTGGGCCGGCGAGGGCGGCGGTCCGACCATGGGCCACGGCATCCACCAGTACGACCTCCTCCTGCACCTGCTCGGCCCCTGGGCGGAGATCCGCGCCATGGCCGCCCGGCTGGTCCACGACACCGAGAGCGAGGACGTCTCCACCGCCCTCGTCCGGTTCGAGAACGGCGCCCTCGCCACCGTCGTCAACAGCGTGCTGTCACCCGACGAGGTGAGCCGCATCCGCATCGACTGCGCCGACGCGACCGTCGAGCTCACCCACCTCTACGGCCACCGCAACGAGGACTGGACCTACACGCCCGCCCCGCACGTCGCCTCCGAACGGGCCGACGCCTGGCGCACCCCCACCGCCGACGTGCCCAGCTCGCACGCCGCCCAGCTCGGCACGCTCCTCGACGCGTACGACAACGGTGTCAGGCCTCCCGGCAGCGGCGCCGACGCGCGTGCCACCCTCGAGTTCGCCGCCGCGCTCTACAAGTCGGCGTTCACGGGGCACCCCGTGCTCGCGGGTGAGATCGCGCCCGGCGACCCCTTCTACCCGGCCATGCACGGCGACCACCCCCACTGGGCCCCCAAGGAGCGCGTATGA
- a CDS encoding PmoA family protein — MSIRVSHVHGEHIAVEAANGTEILRYVYRPDPEAFEAQKPYAHPVRTLDGRTVTGYRPNDHRWHKGLQMTASHLSGQNFWGGNCYVHGQGYLPLPERVGSMRHDGFTAFTAAADRLDVTEALTWVENGGEEWAREERGLAVHSVDEATGSWALDWSIRLTNLRAEPLAFGSPTTAGREMAGYTGLQWRGPRDFTGGTVFAPDTDADADKLMGTQGPWLAFTTEHDDVDAHSTLVFAHAPENLDPGTAVHESHWFVRSEPFPTVAFSWAFFEEFELPPGESFAYRYRLVVADGAWDAERVGEHLEGLSW; from the coding sequence ATGAGCATCCGCGTCAGCCACGTCCACGGCGAGCACATCGCCGTCGAGGCGGCGAACGGCACGGAGATCCTCCGCTACGTCTACCGACCCGACCCCGAAGCCTTCGAGGCCCAGAAGCCCTACGCCCACCCCGTACGCACCCTCGACGGCCGCACGGTGACCGGCTACCGGCCCAACGACCACCGCTGGCACAAGGGCCTGCAGATGACGGCGAGCCATCTGTCCGGGCAGAACTTCTGGGGCGGCAACTGCTACGTCCACGGGCAGGGCTATCTGCCGCTGCCCGAGCGCGTCGGCTCGATGCGGCACGACGGCTTCACCGCGTTCACGGCCGCCGCGGACCGGCTGGACGTCACCGAGGCCCTGACCTGGGTGGAGAACGGCGGCGAGGAGTGGGCCCGGGAGGAGCGGGGCCTGGCCGTCCACTCGGTCGACGAGGCCACCGGCTCCTGGGCGCTGGACTGGTCGATCCGGCTCACCAACCTGCGTGCCGAGCCCCTCGCCTTCGGCTCCCCGACCACCGCGGGCCGGGAGATGGCCGGCTACACCGGACTCCAGTGGCGCGGCCCCCGCGACTTCACCGGCGGCACGGTCTTCGCCCCCGACACGGACGCCGACGCGGACAAGCTGATGGGCACCCAGGGCCCCTGGCTCGCCTTCACCACCGAGCACGACGACGTGGACGCCCACTCCACGCTCGTCTTCGCGCACGCCCCCGAGAACCTCGACCCCGGGACCGCGGTCCACGAGTCGCACTGGTTCGTGCGCTCCGAGCCCTTCCCGACGGTCGCGTTCTCCTGGGCGTTCTTCGAGGAGTTCGAGCTGCCGCCGGGGGAGTCCTTCGCGTACCGCTACCGGCTGGTCGTGGCCGACGGCGCCTGGGATGCCGAACGGGTCGGTGAGCACCTGGAGGGGCTGTCGTGGTGA
- a CDS encoding cupin, translated as MVTGPADVPKPELPHPLPGAVGLSHLSAYDWEAADGVCGGSPHLHLVCTEAYVVTGGRGAVQTLSPDGYREIPLEPGAIAWFTPGTVHRMVQGGDLRITVLMQNSGLPEAGDAVFTFPPEVLADPARYAAAAQLPPGTGPETADAARRRRDLAVEGYLVLRESLAAGDSTPYLEFQRAAARLVREKVPTWRELWQTGALATAERTGAQLDALASGEPSYLGEATAHEAAPTRLGGFGMCGRRDEYNLPGTTLPYRGE; from the coding sequence GTGGTGACCGGACCCGCCGACGTGCCCAAGCCGGAGCTTCCCCACCCGCTGCCCGGTGCCGTCGGTCTGTCGCACCTCAGCGCCTACGACTGGGAGGCCGCCGACGGCGTCTGCGGCGGCAGCCCGCATCTGCACCTGGTGTGCACGGAGGCGTACGTCGTCACGGGCGGCCGGGGCGCGGTGCAGACGCTGAGCCCCGACGGCTACCGGGAGATCCCCCTGGAGCCGGGGGCGATCGCCTGGTTCACGCCCGGCACCGTGCACCGCATGGTCCAGGGCGGCGATCTGCGCATCACCGTGCTGATGCAGAACAGCGGCCTGCCCGAGGCCGGGGACGCCGTCTTCACCTTCCCGCCGGAGGTCCTCGCCGACCCCGCGCGGTACGCCGCGGCGGCCCAACTCCCGCCCGGGACCGGGCCGGAGACGGCCGACGCGGCCCGGCGCCGCAGGGACCTCGCCGTCGAGGGCTATCTCGTCCTGCGCGAGTCCCTGGCCGCCGGCGACAGCACCCCGTACCTGGAGTTCCAGCGCGCGGCCGCCCGCCTGGTGCGGGAGAAGGTGCCCACCTGGCGCGAGCTGTGGCAGACGGGGGCACTGGCCACCGCCGAGCGCACCGGCGCCCAGCTGGACGCGCTCGCCTCCGGTGAGCCGTCGTACCTCGGGGAGGCGACCGCTCACGAGGCCGCCCCGACCCGCCTCGGCGGCTTCGGCATGTGCGGCAGACGCGACGAGTACAACCTGCCGGGGACGACACTGCCGTACCGCGGCGAGTAA
- a CDS encoding ABC transporter substrate-binding protein: MPGNRTKGFCASAVALALCALAAACGGSGETVGGGKVVLRYTWWGNPDRAERTEQAVALFEKRHPDIQVRTSFSGYDAYKQKLAVQATGGDAPDVMQLDYRQIDQYASGGVLLDLAKQKSVLRTSEIDPGLLATGRVDDTQYAIPQGRGTETVVHDVRTWKESGVPLPRQGWTWSQWAATVRELAKKAGKPGATDPGQSEDAFEVWLRGQGKSLYTEAGGLGFTADDLTKWWTFTDQLRREGAVSPAEQTTQLDGSVENTPLGRGKAVSDFNWDAPSSGYLALIPTGTALAPMPSGADGTPGQYFKPSMFLGVSAHTGHAKEAARLVDFLLNDQDAARILGATRGIPVNETIRERTAPLLKDFDKTVADYQASLEGKLKDPPQAPPSGDNALQSTFQRDYDQVSYERMSPREAAENYITEAKAELRS, translated from the coding sequence ATGCCCGGAAACAGGACAAAGGGGTTCTGCGCTTCGGCCGTCGCACTCGCGCTCTGCGCGCTGGCGGCCGCTTGCGGGGGATCCGGGGAAACGGTCGGCGGCGGCAAGGTCGTGCTGCGCTACACGTGGTGGGGCAACCCCGACCGCGCGGAACGCACCGAGCAGGCCGTCGCACTGTTCGAGAAACGGCACCCGGACATCCAGGTGCGGACGTCGTTCTCGGGTTACGACGCGTACAAGCAGAAGCTCGCCGTCCAGGCCACCGGCGGCGACGCACCCGACGTGATGCAGCTCGACTACCGGCAGATCGACCAATACGCCTCCGGTGGCGTCCTGTTGGACCTGGCGAAGCAGAAGTCCGTACTGCGCACCTCCGAGATCGACCCCGGACTGCTCGCCACCGGCCGCGTGGACGACACCCAGTACGCGATACCGCAGGGCCGGGGCACCGAGACCGTCGTCCACGACGTCAGGACCTGGAAGGAGTCGGGGGTACCGCTCCCCCGCCAGGGCTGGACCTGGTCCCAATGGGCGGCGACGGTCCGAGAGTTGGCGAAGAAGGCCGGCAAGCCCGGCGCCACCGACCCCGGTCAGAGCGAGGACGCCTTCGAGGTCTGGTTGCGCGGCCAGGGCAAGTCGCTCTACACCGAGGCCGGCGGGCTGGGCTTCACCGCCGACGACCTGACCAAGTGGTGGACCTTCACGGACCAGTTGAGGCGCGAGGGGGCCGTCTCCCCGGCCGAACAGACCACGCAGCTCGACGGCTCCGTCGAGAACACCCCGCTGGGCCGCGGAAAGGCGGTCTCCGACTTCAACTGGGACGCTCCGTCGAGCGGTTACCTCGCCCTGATCCCCACGGGCACGGCCCTCGCGCCGATGCCCTCGGGCGCCGACGGCACTCCCGGCCAGTACTTCAAGCCCTCGATGTTCCTCGGCGTCTCCGCCCACACCGGCCACGCGAAGGAGGCGGCCCGGCTCGTCGACTTCCTCCTCAACGACCAGGACGCGGCGAGGATCCTCGGCGCCACCCGCGGCATCCCCGTCAACGAGACCATCCGCGAGAGGACCGCACCGCTCCTGAAGGACTTCGACAAGACGGTCGCCGACTACCAGGCCTCCCTGGAAGGCAAGTTGAAGGATCCCCCGCAAGCCCCGCCCTCCGGCGACAACGCCCTGCAGAGCACCTTCCAGCGCGACTACGACCAGGTCTCCTACGAGCGCATGTCGCCCCGCGAGGCGGCCGAGAACTACATCACCGAGGCGAAGGCGGAGCTGAGGTCATGA
- a CDS encoding sugar ABC transporter permease: protein MTTTTAIPTARQRAATPAERRPKREREGPAWVFLSPWVLGATVLTLLPMAVSLYLSFTDYNLFDPPHWIGLRNYTQMFTEDPRYWRSVVTTLTYVVIAVPLQLALALVVALALKSMKRGKAFYRSAFYAPSLLGASMSIALVWRALFNDGGTVDNLFGTGGWVNRPGWALLAVALLTVWQFGAPMVIFLAGLQQIPAELYEAAAVDGAGRWRQFLSVTVPMLSPVLFFNLVLQTIQAFQVFTPAFAVSAGKGGPADSTLVYTMYLYDRGFVASHMGYASAMAWVLLLVIGVVTAVLFRTSRSWVFYASEGDR, encoded by the coding sequence ATGACCACCACCACCGCGATCCCCACGGCCCGGCAGCGCGCCGCCACCCCCGCCGAGCGCCGCCCCAAGCGTGAACGCGAGGGCCCCGCCTGGGTGTTCCTGTCCCCGTGGGTCCTCGGCGCGACCGTCCTCACCCTGCTGCCGATGGCCGTCTCGCTGTACCTGTCCTTCACCGACTACAACCTCTTCGACCCACCGCACTGGATCGGCCTGCGCAACTACACGCAGATGTTCACGGAGGACCCGCGGTACTGGCGCTCGGTCGTCACGACCCTGACGTACGTCGTCATAGCCGTGCCCCTCCAACTCGCCCTCGCGCTGGTCGTCGCGCTCGCCCTGAAGTCCATGAAACGCGGCAAGGCCTTCTACCGGTCCGCCTTCTACGCCCCCTCGCTGCTCGGCGCCTCCATGTCCATCGCCCTGGTCTGGCGGGCCCTCTTCAACGACGGCGGCACGGTGGACAACCTGTTCGGCACCGGCGGCTGGGTCAACAGGCCAGGCTGGGCGCTGCTGGCCGTCGCACTGCTGACGGTATGGCAGTTCGGGGCGCCGATGGTGATCTTCCTCGCCGGGCTCCAGCAGATCCCGGCCGAGCTGTACGAGGCGGCGGCCGTGGACGGGGCCGGCCGGTGGCGGCAGTTCCTGTCGGTCACCGTGCCCATGCTGTCCCCGGTGCTCTTCTTCAACCTGGTCCTCCAGACCATCCAGGCCTTCCAGGTCTTCACACCCGCCTTCGCGGTGAGCGCCGGCAAGGGCGGCCCCGCCGACTCCACCCTCGTGTACACGATGTACCTCTACGACCGGGGCTTCGTCGCCTCCCACATGGGTTACGCCTCCGCCATGGCCTGGGTGCTGCTCCTCGTCATCGGTGTCGTCACGGCGGTGCTGTTCCGCACCTCGCGTTCCTGGGTCTTCTACGCGTCCGAGGGGGACCGATGA
- a CDS encoding carbohydrate ABC transporter permease yields MTTTALGRKPVRWSRVALHLGCLAALLVMLYPLAWLLATSLKPADEVIASLDLLPSHLEWSNYETAFEGVGDVSVWRLLSNSLLIAGGAVLGNVISCSLAAYAFARLRFRFRGPMFAFMIATIMLPHHAILIPQYIIFNQLGMVNTYWPLILPKFLATEAFFVFLIVQFMRGLPRELEEAARIDGCGPFRSFFRIVLPLTRPALITTAIFTFIWTWNDFFTQLIYLFDPDKFTLTLALRSFVDASSQSAFGPMFAMSVIALLPIVLFFLAFQRFLVEGMASSGLKG; encoded by the coding sequence ATGACCACAACTGCTCTGGGACGTAAGCCCGTTCGCTGGAGCCGAGTCGCTCTGCACCTCGGCTGTCTGGCCGCCCTGCTCGTGATGCTGTACCCGCTGGCCTGGCTGCTGGCCACCTCGCTCAAGCCCGCCGACGAGGTGATCGCCAGTCTCGACCTCCTGCCGAGCCACCTGGAGTGGTCCAACTACGAGACCGCCTTCGAGGGCGTGGGCGACGTCTCCGTCTGGCGGCTGCTGTCCAACTCCCTGCTGATCGCGGGCGGCGCGGTCCTCGGCAACGTCATCAGCTGCTCGCTCGCCGCGTACGCGTTCGCGCGGCTGCGGTTCCGGTTCCGCGGTCCGATGTTCGCCTTCATGATCGCCACGATCATGCTGCCGCACCACGCGATCCTGATCCCGCAGTACATCATCTTCAACCAGCTCGGCATGGTGAACACCTACTGGCCGCTCATCCTGCCCAAGTTCCTGGCCACGGAGGCGTTCTTCGTCTTCCTCATCGTGCAGTTCATGCGCGGCCTGCCCCGTGAACTGGAGGAGGCCGCCCGCATCGACGGCTGCGGGCCCTTCCGCAGCTTCTTCCGGATCGTGCTGCCGCTGACCCGGCCCGCGCTGATCACCACGGCGATCTTCACCTTCATCTGGACCTGGAACGACTTCTTCACCCAGCTCATCTACCTCTTCGACCCCGACAAGTTCACGCTCACGCTCGCCCTCAGGTCGTTCGTGGACGCCTCCAGCCAGTCGGCGTTCGGCCCGATGTTCGCGATGTCGGTGATCGCGCTGCTGCCGATCGTGCTGTTCTTCCTCGCCTTCCAGCGCTTCCTGGTGGAAGGCATGGCCAGTTCGGGACTCAAGGGATGA
- a CDS encoding heavy metal translocating P-type ATPase: MTTTTAVAATELAIGGMTCASCAARIEKKLNRMDGVTATVNYATEKAKVTYEGGVSVQDLIATVEKTGYTAREPAPPEPDAPDEEEPDELRSLRERLVTAVVLAVPVVAMAMIPALQFEYWQWLSLTLAAPVVTYAGWPFHKAAFTNARHGAATMDTLISVGTTAAFGWSLWALFLGTAGAPGMKHPFELTIARGDGTGNLYLEAAAGVTAFILAGRYFEARSKRRAGAALKALLELGAKDVTVLRADGHEQTVPVAELKVGDRFVVRPGEKIATDGTVVEGGSSAVDASMLTGESVPVEVVPGDSVTGATLNAGGRLVVEATRVGSDTQLARMARLVEDAQNGKAAAQRLADRISAVFVPVVIALALGTLGFWLGNGAGTAAAFTAAVAVLIIACPCALGLATPTALLVGTGRGAQLGILIKGPEVLESTRRVDTVVLDKTGTVTTGRMTLLAVHTAPGTDETEVLRLAGALEHASEHPVARAVADAALEKLGVLPVPEDFANVPGLGVQGVVEGHAVLVGRERLLAEWAIALPEELRRVKDAAESDGRTVIAVAWDGEARAVLEVADAVKDTSREAIARLRALGLTPVLLTGDNRAVAESVAREVGIDPGQVIAEVLPQEKVDVVKRLQEQGRSVAMVGDGVNDAAALAQADLGLAMGTGTDAAIEAGDLTLVRGDLRAAADAIRLARRTLGTIRSNLFWAFAYNVAAIPLAAAGLLNPMLAGAAMAFSSVFVVGNSLRLRSFHAVGREAR; encoded by the coding sequence ATGACCACCACCACCGCAGTCGCCGCGACCGAACTCGCCATCGGCGGCATGACCTGTGCCTCGTGCGCGGCCCGTATCGAGAAGAAGCTCAACCGGATGGACGGGGTCACCGCCACCGTCAACTACGCCACCGAGAAGGCCAAGGTCACCTACGAGGGCGGGGTCTCGGTCCAGGACCTCATCGCGACCGTCGAGAAGACCGGGTACACGGCCCGCGAACCGGCACCGCCGGAGCCCGACGCCCCCGACGAGGAGGAGCCCGACGAGCTGCGGTCCCTGCGCGAGCGGCTGGTCACCGCCGTAGTCCTCGCCGTCCCGGTCGTCGCGATGGCGATGATCCCGGCCCTTCAGTTCGAGTACTGGCAGTGGCTGTCGCTGACCCTCGCCGCGCCCGTGGTGACGTACGCCGGATGGCCCTTCCACAAGGCCGCGTTCACCAACGCCCGGCATGGCGCGGCCACCATGGACACCCTGATCTCGGTCGGTACGACGGCCGCCTTCGGATGGTCGCTGTGGGCCCTGTTCCTCGGCACCGCGGGCGCCCCGGGCATGAAGCACCCCTTCGAGCTGACGATCGCCCGCGGCGACGGCACCGGGAACCTCTATCTGGAGGCCGCGGCCGGCGTCACCGCGTTCATCCTGGCCGGTCGGTACTTCGAGGCCCGCTCCAAGCGCAGGGCGGGAGCCGCGCTCAAGGCACTGCTGGAGCTGGGCGCCAAGGACGTCACCGTGCTGCGCGCGGACGGGCACGAACAGACCGTGCCAGTGGCGGAGTTGAAGGTGGGTGACCGCTTCGTCGTCCGTCCCGGGGAGAAGATCGCCACTGACGGGACCGTCGTCGAGGGCGGCTCCTCCGCCGTCGACGCCTCGATGCTCACCGGGGAGTCCGTGCCGGTCGAGGTCGTCCCGGGCGACTCCGTCACCGGCGCCACCCTGAACGCGGGCGGCCGGCTCGTCGTCGAGGCGACCCGGGTCGGCTCCGACACCCAACTCGCCAGGATGGCCCGGCTGGTGGAGGACGCGCAGAACGGTAAGGCTGCCGCCCAGCGGCTCGCTGACCGGATCTCCGCGGTGTTCGTGCCGGTCGTCATCGCGCTCGCGCTCGGCACCCTGGGCTTCTGGCTCGGCAACGGCGCCGGTACGGCCGCCGCGTTCACCGCCGCGGTCGCCGTACTGATCATCGCCTGCCCCTGCGCCCTGGGCCTCGCCACCCCGACCGCGCTGCTGGTCGGCACGGGCCGAGGCGCCCAACTGGGCATCCTCATCAAGGGACCCGAGGTCCTGGAGTCCACGCGGCGCGTCGACACCGTCGTCCTGGACAAGACCGGCACCGTCACCACCGGCCGGATGACCCTGCTGGCCGTCCACACCGCACCCGGCACCGACGAGACCGAAGTCCTGCGGCTGGCGGGCGCGTTGGAGCACGCCTCGGAGCACCCGGTCGCCCGCGCGGTCGCCGACGCGGCGCTGGAGAAGCTGGGCGTGCTGCCGGTGCCCGAGGACTTCGCCAACGTGCCGGGGCTCGGTGTGCAGGGCGTCGTCGAGGGACACGCCGTGCTGGTCGGACGTGAGCGGTTGCTCGCGGAGTGGGCGATCGCGCTGCCCGAGGAGCTCCGGCGCGTGAAGGACGCGGCGGAGTCGGACGGCCGTACGGTGATCGCGGTCGCCTGGGACGGCGAGGCGCGGGCCGTCCTCGAGGTGGCCGACGCGGTCAAGGACACGAGCCGCGAGGCGATCGCCCGGCTGCGGGCGCTGGGTCTCACCCCGGTCCTGCTCACCGGTGACAACCGGGCCGTGGCCGAGTCCGTGGCCCGCGAGGTCGGTATCGACCCCGGCCAGGTGATCGCCGAGGTGCTGCCTCAGGAGAAGGTCGACGTCGTCAAGCGGCTTCAGGAGCAGGGTCGTTCGGTCGCGATGGTGGGTGACGGGGTCAATGACGCGGCCGCACTGGCGCAGGCCGATCTGGGCCTCGCCATGGGCACCGGCACGGACGCGGCGATCGAGGCGGGCGACCTCACCCTCGTGCGCGGCGACCTGCGGGCTGCGGCGGACGCGATCCGGCTCGCCCGGCGGACCCTCGGGACCATTCGGTCCAACCTGTTCTGGGCGTTCGCGTACAACGTGGCCGCGATTCCGCTGGCCGCGGCGGGGCTGCTGAATCCGATGCTGGCCGGGGCCGCGATGGCGTTCTCGTCGGTCTTCGTGGTGGGGAACTCGTTGCGGCTGCGGTCCTTCCATGCCGTGGGCCGGGAAGCTCGGTAG
- a CDS encoding PhzF family phenazine biosynthesis isomerase — translation MTTNAPRPEVLRYTAFSNSPKGGNPAGVVLDATGMDDEGMLAVAAELGYSESAFLTAPPEGLEGPEGRVFTIRYFSPKAEVPFCGHATVAAAVALAERIGPGELVFATPAGTVPVAVAEEDGTVRATLTSVEPHVEEVADADLAEALDALDWSATDLDPAFPPRIAFAGARHLVLAAATRARLAELAYDFARLEALMHRLDLTTVQLVWRESADVFHVRDPFPVGGVVEDPATGAAAAAFGAYARELGLTPEDSVLTLHQGEDLGRPGELTVTLHAGDRRVRVSGAGARIG, via the coding sequence ATGACGACGAACGCGCCGCGCCCCGAGGTCCTGCGATACACCGCCTTCTCCAACAGCCCGAAGGGCGGAAACCCCGCGGGGGTCGTCCTAGACGCCACCGGCATGGACGACGAGGGCATGCTGGCCGTCGCGGCAGAACTCGGTTACTCGGAGTCCGCGTTCCTGACCGCGCCGCCGGAGGGGCTCGAGGGACCGGAGGGACGGGTGTTCACCATCCGGTACTTCAGCCCGAAGGCCGAGGTGCCGTTCTGCGGCCACGCGACCGTCGCCGCCGCGGTCGCCCTCGCCGAGCGGATCGGGCCCGGGGAGCTGGTGTTCGCGACGCCCGCCGGGACCGTGCCGGTGGCGGTGGCCGAGGAGGACGGGACGGTCCGGGCGACGCTCACCAGTGTCGAACCGCACGTCGAGGAGGTCGCCGATGCCGACCTCGCCGAGGCACTGGACGCGCTCGACTGGTCGGCCACCGATCTCGACCCGGCGTTCCCGCCCCGGATCGCGTTCGCCGGCGCCCGTCATCTCGTACTGGCGGCGGCGACTCGGGCTCGGCTCGCTGAGCTGGCGTACGACTTCGCCCGCCTGGAAGCCCTGATGCACCGGCTGGACCTGACCACGGTCCAGCTGGTGTGGCGGGAGTCGGCCGACGTCTTCCACGTCCGGGACCCGTTCCCCGTCGGCGGTGTCGTCGAGGACCCGGCGACGGGCGCCGCGGCCGCCGCGTTCGGCGCCTACGCCCGTGAGCTGGGCCTGACCCCCGAGGACTCCGTCCTCACGTTGCACCAGGGCGAGGACCTGGGCCGCCCCGGCGAACTCACGGTGACCCTGCACGCGGGCGACCGGCGGGTTCGGGTGAGCGGGGCGGGGGCACGCATCGGCTGA
- a CDS encoding glycoside hydrolase family 15 protein, which produces MSGSPGDCTGYLPIAEHGLIGDLRSVALVGTDGTIDWYCCPSFDAPSVFASILDAERGGRFELAAAVPARTKQFYFPDTNVLITRFYTEDGVGEVQDFMPVDGDTVETERHRLIRRVLCVRGSIPFRTRVAPRFDYGSQPHTLRMVGDVAVFESPKLSLGLTATVPLETEGPDVRADFKLAEGESAVFALDQVGGEVTPRRCARTEAEEQFNSTVAYWRHWLSSSKYRGRWREMVHRSALTLKLLTYAPTGAIVAAPTTSLPEQLGGERNWDYRYVWVRDAAFCVYALLRLGFTSEAEQFMDFLIRHVSPEGHGPSGPLQIMYGIDGRTDLTERELVHLEGHRGSAPVRVGNAAADQLQLDIYGALIDSIYLYDKWAKPISSGQWDDVCTLVDWVCAHCDQPDEGIWETRGGRKNFLYSRLMCWVAIERAIRMANRRGLPADLNRWRECRDTIYRRIMKNGWSETRQAFVQHEDGDVLDAAVLMMPLTKFIAPTDPKWLSTLDALTEELVSDSLVYRYDPMASPDGLRGDEGTFSICSFWYVEAMVHAGRIDEARLAFEKMLTYANHLGLYAEEISNTGEQQGNFPQAFTHLALISAAFNLDRALG; this is translated from the coding sequence ATGAGCGGATCACCTGGGGACTGCACGGGCTACCTGCCGATCGCCGAGCACGGCCTGATCGGCGACCTGCGCAGTGTGGCGCTGGTCGGGACCGACGGCACCATCGACTGGTACTGCTGCCCCTCCTTCGACGCGCCGAGCGTCTTCGCGTCGATCCTGGACGCGGAGCGCGGGGGCCGCTTCGAGCTGGCGGCAGCCGTGCCCGCCAGGACCAAGCAGTTCTACTTCCCCGACACCAATGTGCTGATCACCCGTTTCTACACCGAGGACGGCGTCGGTGAGGTCCAGGACTTCATGCCGGTCGACGGGGACACCGTGGAGACCGAGCGGCACCGGCTGATCCGGCGGGTGCTGTGCGTGCGGGGCTCCATCCCGTTCCGCACGCGCGTGGCGCCGCGTTTCGACTACGGCTCCCAGCCGCACACCCTGCGCATGGTCGGGGACGTCGCCGTGTTCGAGTCCCCGAAGCTGTCGCTCGGGCTGACCGCGACGGTGCCGCTGGAGACCGAAGGCCCGGACGTACGGGCCGACTTCAAGCTCGCCGAGGGCGAGTCGGCGGTGTTCGCGCTGGACCAGGTCGGCGGTGAGGTGACCCCGCGCCGGTGCGCGCGCACCGAGGCCGAGGAGCAGTTCAACAGCACGGTCGCCTACTGGCGGCACTGGCTGTCCTCCTCCAAGTACCGTGGCCGCTGGCGGGAGATGGTGCACCGCTCCGCCCTCACCCTGAAGCTGCTCACCTACGCGCCCACCGGCGCGATCGTGGCCGCGCCGACCACCAGCCTGCCCGAGCAGCTCGGCGGCGAGCGCAACTGGGACTACCGGTACGTGTGGGTGCGGGACGCCGCGTTCTGTGTGTACGCCCTGCTGCGGCTCGGATTCACCAGCGAGGCCGAGCAGTTCATGGACTTCCTCATCCGGCACGTCAGTCCGGAGGGCCACGGTCCCTCAGGGCCCCTTCAGATCATGTACGGCATCGACGGCCGCACCGATCTGACGGAGCGTGAACTCGTCCATCTGGAAGGGCATCGGGGCTCGGCGCCGGTCCGGGTCGGGAACGCCGCCGCGGACCAGCTCCAACTCGACATCTACGGCGCCCTGATCGACTCGATCTACCTCTACGACAAGTGGGCCAAGCCGATCTCCAGCGGCCAGTGGGACGACGTGTGCACGCTGGTGGACTGGGTGTGCGCGCACTGCGACCAGCCGGACGAGGGGATCTGGGAGACCCGCGGCGGCCGCAAGAACTTCCTGTACTCGCGGCTGATGTGCTGGGTCGCGATCGAGCGGGCGATCCGGATGGCCAACCGGCGCGGACTGCCGGCCGACCTGAACCGCTGGCGGGAGTGCCGCGACACCATCTACCGGCGGATCATGAAAAACGGCTGGTCCGAGACCCGGCAGGCGTTCGTCCAGCACGAGGACGGCGATGTGCTCGACGCGGCCGTCCTGATGATGCCGCTGACCAAGTTCATCGCGCCGACCGACCCCAAGTGGCTCTCCACCCTGGACGCGCTGACCGAGGAGCTGGTGTCGGACTCGCTCGTCTACCGCTACGACCCGATGGCGAGCCCCGACGGACTGCGCGGCGACGAGGGCACGTTCTCGATCTGCTCGTTCTGGTACGTCGAGGCCATGGTGCACGCCGGGCGGATCGACGAGGCCCGGCTGGCCTTCGAGAAGATGCTCACCTACGCCAACCATCTGGGCCTGTACGCCGAGGAGATCAGCAACACGGGCGAGCAGCAGGGCAACTTCCCGCAGGCGTTCACGCATCTCGCCCTGATCAGCGCGGCCTTCAACCTGGACCGGGCGCTGGGCTGA